Proteins co-encoded in one Fusobacterium russii ATCC 25533 genomic window:
- a CDS encoding ExbD/TolR family protein, which yields MGKYRKKRASVQPDLTPLIDVVFLLIIFFMVTTTFNNFGSIQVDLPSSTIEKTDKNKSIEIIIDKDGLYYISDNGKINPIDFDKLDTYLKDVKQTTISADKNLKYQTIMDLITKIKENGVENLGLNFYE from the coding sequence ATGGGGAAATATAGAAAAAAAAGAGCTTCGGTTCAACCAGATTTAACTCCTCTTATTGATGTTGTGTTTCTTTTAATAATATTTTTTATGGTGACAACAACTTTTAATAATTTTGGCTCAATTCAAGTTGATTTACCGAGTTCTACAATTGAAAAAACAGATAAAAACAAAAGCATAGAAATTATAATAGATAAGGATGGTTTATATTATATTTCTGACAATGGAAAAATTAATCCCATAGACTTTGATAAATTAGATACTTATTTGAAGGATGTCAAACAAACTACAATCTCTGCAGATAAAAATTTAAAATATCAAACAATTATGGATTTAATAACAAAAATAAAAGAAAATGGAGTTGAAAATTTAGGATTAAATTTTTATGAATAG
- a CDS encoding energy transducer TonB has translation MKKYILISLLFHLSLFIFLKSYKQLGNENFNKVVPITFVATTSSPNPGSPIVAPKEVEKKEEKKPEIKKEEKKIEIKSKIADKKEKKVEEKIQEKTEEKNLEQDQSKEDDTENTSEDGNTKEKTQNDGDNVFSGSNFMNDGDGGYVALSSAGINYEILNEVEPEYPSQAEMIGYSERVIVGVKFLVGLKGEILKVEITKSHAKLGFDDEVKKAIKKWRFKPIFHHGKNIKVYFEKDFIFNPR, from the coding sequence ATGAAAAAATACATTTTAATTTCCTTACTTTTCCATTTAAGCTTGTTTATTTTTTTAAAAAGTTATAAGCAATTAGGAAATGAGAATTTTAATAAAGTAGTTCCAATAACTTTTGTGGCAACGACTTCTTCTCCTAATCCAGGTTCCCCTATAGTAGCACCTAAAGAGGTTGAGAAAAAAGAGGAAAAAAAGCCTGAAATTAAAAAAGAGGAGAAAAAAATAGAAATAAAAAGTAAAATAGCGGATAAAAAAGAAAAAAAAGTAGAGGAAAAAATTCAAGAGAAAACAGAAGAAAAAAATTTAGAGCAAGATCAAAGCAAAGAAGATGATACAGAAAATACAAGTGAAGATGGAAATACTAAAGAGAAAACTCAAAATGATGGAGATAATGTATTTTCAGGTTCTAATTTTATGAATGACGGTGATGGAGGCTATGTGGCTCTATCGTCAGCTGGAATAAATTATGAAATACTTAATGAAGTGGAACCTGAATATCCTTCACAAGCAGAAATGATAGGGTACTCTGAAAGAGTTATAGTAGGTGTAAAATTTTTAGTTGGTTTGAAAGGAGAAATCTTAAAAGTAGAGATAACAAAATCCCATGCAAAGCTTGGTTTTGATGATGAAGTGAAGAAAGCTATAAAAAAATGGAGATTTAAACCTATTTTTCATCATGGAAAAAATATAAAAGTTTATTTTGAAAAAGATTTTATATTTAACCCTAGATAA
- a CDS encoding TetR/AcrR family transcriptional regulator produces MARKSVYTKEMILDSAIKIFKREGSEAVTAKNIAKELNCSVAPIYSVYMSLDDLKKDLSKCIEKCLLDNSPKKEGDCKEMTCLLTRMFEKLELDEKGNSELSAKIENFKKNLLEGENRENIFSHFTDVISSLPISRKSKFSRSQILELVAKHKRYITELYQKKK; encoded by the coding sequence ATGGCTAGAAAATCTGTCTATACTAAGGAAATGATACTGGATTCTGCTATAAAAATCTTTAAAAGAGAGGGCTCTGAAGCTGTTACTGCTAAAAATATCGCCAAAGAATTAAATTGTTCAGTTGCACCAATTTATTCAGTCTATATGAGTTTAGATGATTTAAAAAAAGATTTATCTAAATGTATAGAGAAATGTTTACTTGACAATAGTCCTAAAAAAGAAGGAGATTGTAAGGAAATGACTTGTTTACTTACAAGAATGTTTGAAAAATTAGAACTAGATGAAAAAGGAAATTCTGAATTATCAGCTAAAATAGAGAATTTTAAAAAAAATTTATTAGAAGGTGAAAATAGGGAAAATATTTTCTCTCATTTTACTGATGTTATTTCTTCATTACCTATTTCCAGAAAAAGTAAATTTTCAAGAAGCCAAATTTTAGAGCTGGTGGCAAAACATAAAAGATACATTACAGAGCTTTATCAAAAAAAGAAATAG
- a CDS encoding MotA/TolQ/ExbB proton channel family protein — MLHYLKVGGPILWLLFLISILTLSVILERIVFFSKNEKGVGKDFKLEINKLIQENKIEEAIELCKTKKSCVATSIARFLKSSKKDLEVQDYENIIKEITIEEIAPFESKLNCLASVIGIAPMLGLLGTVTGMIKAFTNISKFGSGDAAVVADGIAEALLTTAFGLIIAIPTIVVYNYLNRRLEKTENEIDKISTNIINIFRR; from the coding sequence TATTATGGTTATTATTCCTTATTTCTATATTGACACTATCAGTAATTCTTGAAAGAATAGTATTCTTCTCAAAGAATGAAAAAGGTGTTGGAAAGGATTTTAAACTTGAAATAAATAAATTGATTCAAGAAAATAAAATTGAGGAAGCAATAGAGTTATGTAAAACTAAAAAAAGCTGTGTAGCAACTTCTATTGCAAGATTTCTAAAGAGTTCAAAGAAAGATTTAGAAGTTCAGGACTATGAAAATATAATAAAGGAAATTACAATAGAAGAAATAGCACCCTTTGAATCAAAATTAAACTGTTTGGCAAGTGTTATAGGTATAGCACCTATGCTAGGGCTTTTAGGGACAGTTACAGGTATGATAAAAGCTTTTACAAATATATCAAAATTTGGTTCAGGTGATGCAGCAGTCGTTGCAGATGGTATAGCTGAAGCACTTTTAACAACAGCATTTGGGCTTATAATAGCTATTCCAACAATAGTTGTTTATAATTACTTAAATAGAAGGTTAGAAAAAACAGAAAATGAAATAGATAAGATTTCAACAAATATAATTAATATTTTTAGGAGATAA
- a CDS encoding flavodoxin family protein, producing the protein MKILIVYSSLTGNTKKVCEKAFEYLNCEKEITAIETVSEEKLNSFENIIIGTWIDKATADEKARKLLKKLSGKNLYFIGTLAAALDSEHAKKCFNNLSKLCAKNNYFKTGVLARGRVSEDLQEKFNKFPLNIIHKFVPNMHEIILEAESHPNESDFDIIKNFISVNFNNL; encoded by the coding sequence ATGAAAATATTAATTGTTTATTCATCGTTAACTGGAAATACTAAAAAAGTCTGTGAAAAAGCTTTTGAGTATTTAAATTGTGAAAAAGAAATAACAGCTATAGAAACTGTGAGTGAAGAAAAGTTAAATAGCTTTGAAAATATTATTATAGGAACATGGATAGACAAGGCAACTGCAGATGAAAAAGCAAGAAAACTTTTAAAGAAGCTATCAGGAAAGAATTTATACTTTATAGGCACATTAGCGGCTGCACTAGATTCAGAGCATGCAAAAAAATGCTTCAATAATTTAAGCAAACTTTGTGCCAAAAATAATTACTTTAAGACCGGTGTTTTAGCTAGAGGTAGAGTTTCAGAAGATTTACAAGAAAAATTCAATAAATTTCCATTAAATATTATTCATAAATTTGTTCCAAATATGCATGAAATTATATTGGAGGCTGAATCACATCCGAATGAAAGTGATTTTGATATAATTAAAAATTTTATATCTGTTAACTTTAACAATTTGTAA